DNA sequence from the Lycium barbarum isolate Lr01 chromosome 5, ASM1917538v2, whole genome shotgun sequence genome:
atttttttagtGATAGCGCGATGCGCATACAAAATATACTAGATTAAGAGTATACTTGAGAATATATAGGGGAATTTGTCATGGTGTGCTAACTCTTAGACCTAATTGACATAGATTAGCCAAACTTTAATAAATTGGCATAAAATAGCCCCCACATGCATTTGTTTCCTATTTTCTCTCCCACAATTTCCTCCTCTCCTAGATTTTCCCCCTAAACTCTCTCCAATGTTTCTCTCTCTTATTTCTTCCATCCATACATTGTTGTGTATCTCATTCTCTCCTCCACTTTTTCACTCTCTTTCCCTATTTTTTAAATTTCTCCCATCAAAATCGAAAATCTAACATGATATATTAtgaagtaccatgtatacattctcatatatacacacacactctcTGATATACATTGTGGAAGACCATGTAttattgtgaagtaccatgtatacattctgatATATATAGTGAAGTACCATGTGTACATTTTGATTTATATTGTGAAGTACCACGTATACATTCAGTTATATATtgaagtaccatgtatacataGTTATAATAAtgtgaagtaccatgtatacattaTAACTATTATACTATTAAAtaatgtatatttattatgtataaaaaaggataaaaatattaaaatatgaaCTATAACCTTCAAGTATACATTCCGAAATTTGATGTcgaagaagtattttttttttaatatttttttcacAATTGATAGGAGATTTTAATCAAATATATTAAAAGATATTCATTACCCTATTTTTGGGGGTGAATAGCTTGACATTAGGGGGCAAAAAATACTCCCTCCCCTATTTTTGAGCCGGCAAAATACGCAAATAGCTACTCAATGACATTTCTTTTAGGTTTCATTAGCTAAATAAAATATTTGATTAAAAACATGCcaattttttttagtttaagGGTCGTATATTGGGAGAATaacctatatatacataagaatagggtatatttacaaactatgacgatacttttcagtttacaaaacataccaatagatttcttacaaaacatatgcgaaaattttgtgtatgaaaactatataaaatgtgtatatctggctcaaagcttaaaattttcgctcagaattttgtgtatgaaatatgtatatctcgctcaagacttataaatttggctcaaatttttgtgtatgaaaattatactatgaaatatgtatatcttacTCAAACCTTAGAATTCTCACATTTTTcgtgtgaaatatgtatataactgtataatttttttataagttcatgttaggtttttggattttttttttttttggcaaataaACTGGACGATTTTATTCACCAAGTATAACAGTTACAGTTCAGTACTTTAAGACACAGCTACAGGAAATGGCTAAGTATAAACTTCAGCCCATTTCCTACAACTCCACATCTATAACAGCAGGTTCCTCATAGTCTAAGGGTAGAAATTCATGCTATCTAGCTTCCTATTCAACTTTGCACTTACTATTCCTCGACAGTGAACATCCTGGACGATTTGCTTCACAATGCTATCAACACTTCTCTGCTTCTTCTGAAAGACCCTGGCGTTTCTTTCTTGCCATATATAGTAAGTAGTTCCTGCCAAACACATCCTATATACTTCCGCTGTTGCACTGTTTCCTTTGTATGATTGCAGGGCCCATGCCAGCTCTTGACACCAACTTCCAGTAATTCTTTTAATACCTTGCCATGCCAAAATCCTACTCCAAATGTTAGCTGATATCACACAGCTGAAGAATAGATGTTCCACACTCTCCACACCTGTATTACACAATGGGCAGCTCGTATCTTTTGTGATGCCCCATTTCACCAATCTATCCCTTGTCAAAATTCTGCCGCAAATGATCAATCTAAGTATAAAGATCCATTTAGCCGATCCATAGTTGTTGCATACCACTTTCCTCCACGGGACCTTTGGAAAGGATCCTCTTAGCTGcatataaattttattgattgaGAAAGTGTCCATCTGCATAAGATCTTGTTCCTGTAATCCAGCAGCTTGGAGATATTGTTTTGCCTTCAAAGTCTTCCTCACAATCCATGAAGCATTGCCAACTTCTGCTTCCCACATTTTATACAACTTTCATGCAAATTTAATACAATTTTGTATCTCGCTTCGAAATTCGGatgaaatttaatacaactacaataacattatatacaactttcatacaatattaatACATTTCCAAATAGTCCAAAATCATAATAGaaatttttgtttcttttgaATTTCTAGAGGTGCAATTAACTTAATTGTCTTGGTTTTTTGTTTCCATACCCTAGCTTTAAAAATATTAGAGAAGATTTGGGTTAGTTCTGAAACATTCTATACTGAAAATTGAGTAGTCATTGGTTGAAGGATCAACGGAGAACGATATAAAGCTGCTAGTGCACCTTGTAACATAAGTACTTCCCATCGGTAGAAATTTAGTAGTCATCTTCTCAAAAGGCAAAAGAACTAATGATCCATATATCACACTTGAATATTGGTTGAAGGATTTCATAATCGAGGCGGGGCTTTGCCGGAAAGCACGGATGAAACAGAGCATCCGCGAGTGGTTTTTTTTCCAGATATGAGCAGATTGTGATAGAGAATGGGACAGAAAGGGTCGGTTATTTGTTTTTCCAGATCTGGGCAGATTAGAGAAGGGGAAGGGAAGGATGgacttttaatttttttagatccgttatattttgtaattaagttggtatgttttgtaaataaggaaaaatatcCTTAAGTTTTATAATATCGagtcttaagtagtattattaggtcatttttccTTATATATTTATGTCAATTCCCCAATATATAGGCTGCCTGGGATAAGCTGTCCAAATCATGTATTTTTTCGGCTTGATATGTATCACTATATTTTCCAAAATCCATGAAGTGTTTAAACTTATGGGCTGGATTGGACTTTTTGACTAATAAATAGTCTCAACTTTCATCtgatgtaattcatttttttccgCGGATTGTCCTCttcttggggtggtctttaatttttggccctcaaattggtgatcCTTAATTTTTGTCGTTCGCCGAATactctgaggttctgggttcgaatcccagctcagccaaaaaaaaaaaaaggaatttcgcaaggcagaagtttggattcgcaaggcagaattttgaaggctcaaaactctaccttaaggtagagtttgaaactctgcatgaagcatgcaaaactctaccttttAATTCTTGGTTGAGCGAGAATTCGAACTCCAAACCAAGAGGTTTTaacgaaggccaaaaattaaagaccaccccaaaataagggcattcctgcgaattgcccgttGTAATTTTCAAATTGGATCAGGGGTGGTCCAAATAAAAGTTGAAGTAGGTCATCATACCACGAAGAGGGCTAGCTTTAATGGGCTCGACATATCTGTCTTAACGTGAATTTTCATGTATGAAGGAAGAAAGTTGCACGGTTTTCCATTCAAATGGGTTGGTTtttaatatttgtccttcaaatcgAACTTATTCCTAGAGGGTTATAAGTTCTTAAGGGCGCGGGACATAACTTATGGAATATTATGATGAagaaatataaacttatgcccactgaaaaaattattttccttaagggttaaaattaaaaaccaatacagaatagggacaaaagtgcaaatgacctaGGAAGTAATTGCAGAACTGCAGGAAATGCACTGGTACTTGATTTTAACGCTGCCATTTAATTTGTAccaattttttaaaattgttttgcAAGTGTACCTACTTCATACGTACGGTGTCTGAAGTTAGTCTTGACAAAATCTGACTTAAAACAAAATGTCTGAAGTTTAATATGGCTGAACTTTAGGCACATATGGCTGAAGTTTAGTCATTTTTATATGTTTGTCTCACTTCAGTGATTTTTGCTTGAATTTTTGTCATATTAAGGCACA
Encoded proteins:
- the LOC132639213 gene encoding uncharacterized protein LOC132639213, with the protein product MWEAEVGNASWIVRKTLKAKQYLQAAGLQEQDLMQMDTFSINKIYMQLRGSFPKVPWRKVVCNNYGSAKWIFILRLIICGRILTRDRLVKWGITKDTSCPLCNTGVESVEHLFFSCVISANIWSRILAWQGIKRITGSWCQELAWALQSYKGNSATAEVYRMCLAGTTYYIWQERNARVFQKKQRSVDSIVKQIVQDVHCRGIVSAKLNRKLDSMNFYP